ATTACTGCAAAAGTATAACCTCGAAGATCATATCACCCGCTTCGGTCTGTAAACGCGGATCGGTTTATTTTCTCAGAAGACAACAAAACCCGCCTTGATCCACGGCCATTCTCACTACTTGCCGTAATTGAACAGGCGGGTTTTTTAAATATTACTGCATCGACTGGTTCGTACCGAGATTTTCGGATTGTTCTGATCTATTTCTATAACATCCTCATGTAACGGCTCCGCTAGTCATCTTCTTCAGAGTCTTGTTAATCCAGATCGCAGCCATTGCGCCTTCCCCCATCGCCACGGTGGTTAATTCGGAATGGACGCCCAGGTCACCCGCGGCCCAAAGTGACTCGACACTCGTCATTTTGGACCTTGGATCGGTCTTGACATGACGGTTGTGCTCCAGCTCTGCCCCCAACTGCTCGGCCAATTCGGAATGGATCATATTCCCGCCAAAAGATAGGAACCCCCGCTCCGCAGGCACGATGCTCCCATCCTCCAACACAACGGCCGATAGGATGCCGCCTTCCTCACGAATTTCCGACACCTTTTTCTCTATATACGGAATCCCGAGCTCCGCCAATTGGGACATATGCTCGGAAGAAGCCGGCTCCCCCTCATGATTGATGTAGATGATATCCTGGGTTCGCTCCGATAGCAGCACAGCCATACTGGCACCGGGATCACCTGATCCCATTACGACGGTCTTGCGATCCTGAATTTCATAACCATCGCAATCAGGACATACAAAGACGGATGTGCCCAGCGTGGGCATCAGGCCTGGCAGCTGGGGAAAACGGTCCATCACGCCTGTTGCGAGCAGCAAGGTTTTGGCCCTGTAATGAACTCCATCTTTACCAGTTAACACAAAATACTCCGATTCATCCCGTTCCGCCTTCCGGATATCATCGGCTGCAAACGTAACGCCGACAGATTCCGCCTGCAGGCGCCCCCGCCCCCTGAGCTCTTCACCAGAGACCCCATCTGGCCATCCAAGGATATTGCGGTAACTCTT
This Paenibacillus sp. JZ16 DNA region includes the following protein-coding sequences:
- a CDS encoding NAD(P)/FAD-dependent oxidoreductase, translated to MLDTEVKDCIIIGGGIAGLQAAIQLGRYSAYDVLVIDRGTGRSTICKSYRNILGWPDGVSGEELRGRGRLQAESVGVTFAADDIRKAERDESEYFVLTGKDGVHYRAKTLLLATGVMDRFPQLPGLMPTLGTSVFVCPDCDGYEIQDRKTVVMGSGDPGASMAVLLSERTQDIIYINHEGEPASSEHMSQLAELGIPYIEKKVSEIREEGGILSAVVLEDGSIVPAERGFLSFGGNMIHSELAEQLGAELEHNRHVKTDPRSKMTSVESLWAAGDLGVHSELTTVAMGEGAMAAIWINKTLKKMTSGAVT